The window CCCTGTTCTGCCTTTTCACCTGCCCGCACAAAGAAACTACCTAAAATTGAGGCAATTATCCCTATACCGGCGAGCACCATTGGCAAAAGCACGCCCGCAACTTCAAACCCGGTATTCTTAAATGCCACCACCGAAAGCGCCATTGATGCGATAATTGAATCAACATAAGACTCATAAAGGTCAGCACCCATACCGGCAGTGTCACCAACATTATCACCGACATTGTCGGCAATAACCGCCGGGTTGCGCGGGTCATCCTCAGGAATTCCCGCCTCAACCTTACCCACCAGGTCCGCACCAACATCTGCCGCCTTGGTAAAGATACCGCCACCAACACGGGCAAAAAGCGCCTGAGAACTGGCGCCAATACCAAAGGCAAGCATCGTTGATGTTATCAACTCCAGTTTGTGAACCAGCGGTTCGTTTGCATAGACCGCATTGAGAATGAGATACCAGATGGAGATGTCAATCAGCCCGAGACCGACAACCACGAGTCCCATCACCATTCCCGAGGAAAAGGCAACCCGCAATCCGGAATTGAGGCTCTGCTTGGCTGCCCAGGTTGTTCTCGCACTGCAGCGCACACCAACAGACATACCGATAAAGCCGGCGAGTCCGGAGAAAAACCCGCCGGTGAGGAAGGCAAAAGGTACAAACGGTGACTGCAGTCTTAAAAGAGCCAGTATTAAAAGCAACACAAAGACAATGGCAAAGAATATTGACACACCCTTGTACTGCTGCTTCAGATAGGCGGTCGCACCTTCCTTTACCGCCTGGGCCACCACCTTCATCGGCTCGGTTCCTTCACTCTTGCGCAGATTATTGACCGCAAGAAACAATGCGAACCCGAGCGCAATAACTGCACTGCCGGGTGCTATCCAGAAAATTGGACTCATTAATTACTCCTTTCCTTTGGGTTTTGCTACAAGACCAGTGAATTTAACACCTTAATTTTCAAAGTCAAGCATTAAAGAATTAGGCTCTGCAAAATTTAGACTTTTCCATTGCCTTCAAAATGTCTTTAGCGATATTATCTATCGCCCCGAACGGTCCGAGCAAATCTTTTGCCTTTTTCAGACCAGTGATCATCTGCGCTCGGTAATCTTTATCCTCAATCAACCGGCAAACGCTCCTAAAAATCGCCTCCGGCTCAGGGTTGATGAACTCGGTAACAATCCTCTCCCCCAGTACAAGATTCGGGATGGAAAAATGTTTAACTCTGATACAAGAGCTGACAACAAAACGGCTAACCCCCGGCAGATGATAGCACACAACCATTGGCACACCCAAGATTGCGGTCTCAGCAGTTGCGGTCCCAGAAACAACAACCGCAGCCTCAGCATAACCAATAACATCATACCTCCCCTTTTCACCAACACGGATGAGCCCTTCGGGCAATTGCTTTGTCCCATCGGCAACCATCACCCCTTGCAACCATTGATACCGCATTTTCAACAACCTGAAAACATCGACAAACAACCCCTCATGATGATCAGTCTCAGCAGGTCTTGAACCGGGCATAAACACGATATATTTCGCCCCTGGCTCAAATCCAATCTGTTTCAGGGTATTTTCCCTTGAACGCACTAAAACCACTTTATCCAGAAATGGATAACCATAATAAACCGCCTCAATGCCGTATCTCTTAAAAAACCCCTGTTCAAATCGAAAAAGACAGAATACCCGGTTAGTTGCCTCTCGCAACAACCTTACACGAAATCTCCCCCATGCCCAGACCTGAGGTGGAGCAAGATAAAAAACCGGCACACCTAAGCGCCGGAACCTTTTACCCAAGAAAAGATTGATCCCAGGATAGGAAACTAAAACCACTCCATCCGGCTGCAAACCCTCTACCTCATCCCAGATTTCTTTCAACAACCGCCCCTTTCTCAATGCGGTGGTCAATCCCTCCCAGATGCCAATAACCTGACCAAAATTTTTGCTGACATCAAAACGCAACATCTCAACAGTTGGATTCAAGACGCCCAACCCCTCTTCAAGGGAATCGGCTAACATCAGCCCAGACCGCTCACCATAACAGATTAAGATTCTCATCTTTAGCCAAACTTAGACACCTTTTCTCTCCCTGTCAACAACTTTCATTTACCCTGCAATTAAAACACCTTTCCATTTCCTTTAATCAATAAAAATTTCCGCCTACTTATTCACCTTGAACCCATTGTCACTGAAAACAAAAAGTCCACTTTGTTACCAATATCTTCAGCCAGACCCCTATCCACCCCCTGGGTCACCCCCTGAGAAATTAAAACCCAGAAATAACTATCGCAAATTCAACACTTAACAACCTAACCGATTGGAAAATGGCACAATATTATAATCCTGTGCGGGTATGTTAAAGCCTGTAAGAATTTAATCACAATTACCAGTTGACTCATTTGCACCGCTGGGTATAATACTTGTAATTTAAATTACACCGGCAAGCCGAGTTCCTGAGGTGGAAACTCAATCTGGCCGGTGAAGGTTGCTGAAAGGAAAGCAAAGGAGCAGAGAATAAAAATAGTTTATGAGCAATAATAAAGAAGTTGTCAATCTAATTGCCCAGATTGCGCGGATAAGAAATGTAGACATCACCTATGTGTGCGAAACCCTGCGCACCAGTATCATTGCGGGGTTAAAGCGCCGCTTTGGTACCAACACAGAAGCCGATGTCACTGTCAATCCGGAGAATGGGGAAATCAGCGTTGCGCTCATAAAAAGGGTGGTGGAACGTGTTAACAATCCCGGCCAAGAGGTAAGCCTTGAAGAGGCACGGACGGTGAAACCTGATGCCCAGCTGGGCGAGACGGTACGTATCCCTTTGCCCCTTGATGAAATCGGGCGTATAGCCATCCGCAAAGCATCGGACGAACTGATGTTGAAACTGCGCGAGGCTGAGCGTGACCGCCTTTACGAGGAGTACAGCCGTAAGAAGGGTGAAATCGTCACCGGCACCATTCAGCGCATCGCCCGCGATGAAATCATTGTCAACCTCGGGCTGATTGAAGCGGTCCTGCCCAACCGCGAACAGCTGAAAACCGACCACTACCGCCAAGGTCTGCCGATAAAAGCCTATGTCCACAAGGTGGAAAAGACGCCCATTGGACCCCGTGTCTATCTCTCCCGCACCCACCCCGAGTTCCTGCGCAAACTGTTAACCCGGGAGGTTCCAGAAATCAAAGAGGGGGTTGTTGAAATAAAAGCCATTGCCCGCGCCCCTGGCTTCCGCTCCAAAGTGGCGGTGGCATCGCTTGATGAAAAGGTTGACCCGGTCGGTGCCTGTGTGGGCTACCGCAAGTCAAGGATTGAAAATGTCATCAAGGAACTGTCTGGTGAAAAGATTGATATCGTTCATTGGAGCCGTGACCTCCAGGTATTCATCACCCGGGCGCTCGGACCGGCAAAGGTATCGGAGATAATCCGTGAAAACGACACCTATATTGTGGTTGTCCCTGATAGTGATTTCTCAATTGCCATTGGCAAAAAGGGGCAGAATGTCTGGCTCGCCAGCCTCTTAACCCAGACCAAGATTGAGGTCCTTAAGGAAACCGACTACCGGAACCGGGTGATTATGAATAAGGCAGCGAAGGTGAGCCTTACCAGTCTCAATCTTGAACCTGACCTCACCGCAAAACTACAAGCCGCGGGTCTTAGCACCGCCTTTGAACTCTTGAACTCCTCTCCCCAAGACCTTGTCAGGATTACCGAACTGCAGCCCGAGGCGGTAGAGACATTGAAAAATGAGGTTCGGGAGAAGGTGTGGGCAAGTTAAAGGTCTTTGAGGCGGCAAAACAGCTAAACCTCTCAAGCGAGGCGCTCCTGGCGGTGTTAAAGGAGCTCAATTTCCCTCCCCGGGGACATACCTCTTATATTACTGAGGAGGAGTTTGAAGCCGCACGACTGCACCTGAAAAAGGAAAAGCACCAGTTCAAGGAATCGATAAAACGCCGGAAATCGGCTGAAGCCACTAAAATGGCATCCCCAAAGATCCCCGAACAGGAAATCAACCAGAGTGTGAAACAGACCCTCGCCAAGGTTTACGGTCGAGAAAGGAAAAAACGCCGGGCACCAACTGACCAAGAAAAACCCACCCCGGTTGCCAAACCATCCGCGGTAAGGGTGACCCCCTATATGACTGTTGCCGAACTTGCCCATGCCCTGAATCTACCTGTGAGCGAGATAATCAAGAAATGTCTCCAACTTGGGCTCAGGGCAACGGTGAACCATCGTCTTGACCTTGATACCATCATCCTAATTGCTGATGAGTTTGGTATTGCGGTTCAAGAAGAGGAGGAGACTATTACACCGGTACCCCGAGGCGAACCCAAACCTCGCCCCCCGGTGGTTGTTGTGATGGGGCATGTTGACCATGGTAAAACCGCCCTTCTTGATTACATTCGCAAGACCAAAGTAGCAGAAAAAGAGTTTGGACGGA is drawn from candidate division WOR-3 bacterium and contains these coding sequences:
- the nusA gene encoding transcription termination factor NusA, translating into MSNNKEVVNLIAQIARIRNVDITYVCETLRTSIIAGLKRRFGTNTEADVTVNPENGEISVALIKRVVERVNNPGQEVSLEEARTVKPDAQLGETVRIPLPLDEIGRIAIRKASDELMLKLREAERDRLYEEYSRKKGEIVTGTIQRIARDEIIVNLGLIEAVLPNREQLKTDHYRQGLPIKAYVHKVEKTPIGPRVYLSRTHPEFLRKLLTREVPEIKEGVVEIKAIARAPGFRSKVAVASLDEKVDPVGACVGYRKSRIENVIKELSGEKIDIVHWSRDLQVFITRALGPAKVSEIIRENDTYIVVVPDSDFSIAIGKKGQNVWLASLLTQTKIEVLKETDYRNRVIMNKAAKVSLTSLNLEPDLTAKLQAAGLSTAFELLNSSPQDLVRITELQPEAVETLKNEVREKVWAS